Proteins encoded by one window of Winogradskyella sp. PG-2:
- a CDS encoding peptidoglycan-binding protein LysM gives MNINSVKNFILPFSICLLIALALYPDSSLIPEAYSTEGLELNYNISEELAMVSEEEPIKQNMFTPYLGKSFEGFKEALAFKESRGDYFTVNTLGYLGKYQFGSETLKIIGIYNPNQFLYNPELQEKAFIANAERNKWVLRKDIKRFEGKLIGGVEVTESGILAAAHLAGPGSVKKYLRSYGGNNFADAYGSTVKHYMKKFSGYDTSMLIPDKKAKVTL, from the coding sequence TTATATTACCATTTTCAATTTGTTTACTAATTGCATTAGCATTGTATCCAGATTCATCTCTAATACCTGAGGCCTATTCTACAGAAGGATTAGAACTTAATTACAATATTTCTGAAGAGTTAGCAATGGTTTCTGAAGAAGAACCTATAAAGCAGAACATGTTTACACCTTACTTGGGTAAATCATTTGAAGGTTTTAAAGAAGCTTTAGCTTTTAAAGAATCTAGAGGGGATTATTTTACAGTAAATACTTTAGGATATTTAGGAAAATATCAGTTCGGCTCGGAAACTTTAAAAATAATTGGAATTTATAACCCAAATCAATTTTTATATAATCCAGAATTACAAGAAAAAGCATTTATTGCTAATGCAGAACGTAATAAATGGGTGCTTAGAAAAGACATTAAGCGTTTTGAAGGAAAATTGATAGGTGGAGTTGAAGTTACAGAGTCTGGAATTTTAGCAGCAGCACATTTAGCTGGTCCTGGAAGTGTTAAAAAGTATTTACGCAGTTATGGTGGAAATAACTTTGCAGATGCTTATGGATCTACTGTAAAGCACTACATGAAAAAGTTTTCAGGTTACGATACTTCGATGCTTATTCCTGATAAAAAAGCTAAGGTTACACTTTAA
- a CDS encoding PQQ-dependent sugar dehydrogenase, which produces MKSLSLLTLSLFFCFNLSYTQDLELELFSTGLNNPVNLKHAGDQRLFAAEQNGIIKIINSNGSVVSAPFLDISGRVESGGNEEGLLGLAFHPDYATNGYFFVNYIKDVVGAFDNETVISRFTRSNSNPSLGDPNSEFVILTYTQPYSNHNGGDLAFGADGYLYISSGDGGSGGDPDGNSQNTTNLLGNILRIDVNNTTAALNYSIPSDNPFVGSSTIRPEIWAYGLRNPWKFSFDRLNNDIWIADVGQGNYEEINRASGSLGGLNYGWRCYEGNSIFNSNNCPSSSTLTFPVSGYNHFGDGEFKCSITGGYVYRGPTYTPFTGSYFFADYCSSEIGFITYNSTLDNWDMTLEEFTGNWSAFGEDVDGEIYVSDIQSGNIYKITDALLSIDENKINSIPIYPNPVKDRLNIDFSNYHSATSTEIVIYSIHGKIVKSVNLDSENIQKIDTSELANGIYLLKINSNNGDQSTHKLVIN; this is translated from the coding sequence ATGAAATCTTTATCTCTACTTACTCTCTCATTATTTTTTTGTTTTAATTTAAGCTATACTCAAGATTTAGAGTTAGAATTATTTTCTACGGGCCTAAATAATCCAGTTAATTTAAAGCATGCAGGTGACCAGCGCCTTTTTGCAGCTGAACAAAATGGTATAATTAAGATTATTAATTCAAATGGTTCTGTGGTAAGCGCACCTTTTTTAGATATAAGTGGACGCGTTGAAAGTGGAGGCAATGAAGAAGGACTCTTAGGACTAGCCTTTCATCCCGACTACGCTACAAATGGATACTTTTTTGTTAATTATATAAAGGATGTTGTTGGTGCTTTTGATAATGAAACCGTAATATCTAGGTTTACACGCAGTAACTCCAATCCGTCTCTGGGAGATCCAAATTCTGAGTTTGTTATACTTACATATACACAACCATATAGTAACCATAATGGTGGTGATTTAGCTTTTGGCGCAGATGGATATTTATATATTTCCTCAGGTGATGGTGGTAGTGGTGGTGATCCTGACGGAAATAGTCAAAACACAACTAATCTACTTGGTAATATTCTTAGAATTGATGTAAACAATACTACTGCAGCTCTTAATTATAGCATTCCATCTGACAATCCATTTGTAGGAAGTTCTACTATAAGACCTGAAATATGGGCATATGGCTTGAGAAATCCTTGGAAATTTTCTTTTGATCGACTAAATAATGATATTTGGATTGCAGATGTAGGACAAGGAAATTACGAAGAAATCAATAGAGCTTCTGGTTCTCTAGGAGGATTAAACTATGGCTGGAGATGCTATGAAGGTAACAGTATTTTTAATTCAAATAATTGTCCTAGTTCGAGCACGTTAACGTTTCCCGTTTCAGGATATAATCATTTTGGTGATGGTGAATTTAAATGCTCAATAACAGGTGGCTATGTATACAGAGGACCTACCTATACTCCTTTTACTGGTTCTTATTTCTTTGCAGATTATTGTAGTTCTGAAATTGGTTTTATTACTTATAATAGTACTCTCGATAATTGGGACATGACCTTAGAAGAGTTTACAGGAAACTGGTCAGCATTTGGTGAAGATGTTGATGGCGAAATTTATGTTTCTGATATTCAATCTGGGAATATTTATAAAATTACTGACGCTTTATTAAGTATTGATGAGAATAAAATTAACTCTATTCCCATCTATCCGAATCCAGTAAAAGACAGGTTAAATATTGATTTTAGCAATTATCACTCTGCTACTTCTACAGAAATTGTAATATACAGTATACATGGTAAAATTGTTAAATCAGTAAATCTTGATTCTGAAAACATACAAAAAATTGATACTTCTGAGCTAGCAAATGGTATCTACCTACTAAAAATTAATTCAAATAATGGAGACCAAAGCACTCATAAACTTGTAATAAATTAA
- a CDS encoding SAM-dependent methyltransferase, which yields MTTNKGKLYLIPTRLGDNPPLEVLPISIKKIIEENNYYIVENEKTARRFIKRVSPSKSQPSLKLQVLNKYTTEEERNTYLNICLEGTSVGLLSEVGCPAIADPGSDIVSLAHQMNIQVVPLVGPSSIILALMASGMNGQSFTFNGYLPIDKSERKSKLKSLERLSLEHNQAQIFIETPYRNMKMLEDLANSLQPNTRVCVACDLTLPTEYIKTKAAKDWRHNKEDLHKRPAIFIIQKD from the coding sequence ATGACAACCAATAAAGGAAAACTATACCTCATACCTACTCGATTAGGTGATAATCCACCATTAGAAGTTTTACCAATTTCTATAAAAAAAATTATTGAAGAGAATAATTATTACATTGTAGAAAACGAAAAAACTGCACGTCGATTTATAAAACGTGTGTCACCAAGCAAATCACAACCTTCACTAAAGCTTCAAGTATTAAATAAGTATACAACAGAAGAAGAACGTAATACGTATTTAAATATATGCTTAGAGGGAACTTCTGTGGGTCTACTATCTGAGGTAGGCTGTCCAGCAATTGCAGATCCTGGATCAGATATAGTAAGCTTAGCTCATCAAATGAATATTCAAGTTGTTCCACTTGTAGGTCCGTCTTCGATAATTTTAGCCTTAATGGCCTCTGGCATGAATGGACAAAGCTTTACATTTAACGGATATTTACCAATTGATAAAAGTGAACGAAAGTCTAAATTAAAATCCTTAGAACGTTTGTCATTAGAACATAATCAGGCTCAAATTTTTATAGAAACACCATATAGAAATATGAAAATGCTTGAAGATTTGGCAAATTCACTTCAACCCAATACAAGAGTATGTGTAGCATGTGACTTAACTCTACCAACAGAATATATAAAAACTAAAGCTGCAAAAGATTGGAGGCACAATAAAGAGGATCTGCATAAGAGACCCGCTATTTTTATTATACAAAAAGATTAA
- a CDS encoding low molecular weight protein-tyrosine-phosphatase, whose translation MTRILMVCLGNICRSPLAHGILQSKLSDDSFYVDSAVTAAYHIGNSPDNRSIKVAKTRGINISTQSARQFKVLDFDAFDYIYAMDNSNYTNIISLARNSDDIGKVKLFLEINSDIANKNVPDPYYGELSDFEYVFNLVDETCDILADKLKG comes from the coding sequence ATGACTCGCATTTTAATGGTGTGTCTTGGTAATATTTGCCGTTCACCATTGGCTCATGGTATTTTACAATCTAAACTTAGTGATGATAGTTTTTATGTAGACTCTGCTGTTACAGCTGCATATCATATTGGTAATTCACCAGATAATCGCTCAATAAAAGTCGCTAAAACAAGAGGTATAAATATTAGTACACAGAGTGCAAGGCAATTTAAAGTTTTAGATTTTGATGCTTTTGATTATATCTATGCCATGGACAACTCTAACTATACAAATATTATTAGCCTAGCTAGAAATTCTGACGATATTGGTAAAGTAAAATTATTCCTAGAGATAAATTCTGATATTGCTAACAAAAATGTACCAGACCCATATTATGGTGAGCTAAGCGATTTTGAATATGTTTTCAATCTCGTAGATGAAACTTGTGATATTCTTGCTGATAAACTGAAAGGTTAA